A segment of the Leptolyngbyaceae cyanobacterium genome:
GATGGGGGGATGGGGAGATGGGGGGATGGGGAGAATTTTCAATTGCTATTGAACTCTTTTGCTCTCCCGTTATCTCGCTCTCCCTGGCTAATTTTTGTAATTGTTCTACTACCAAAGTGGTGGTAGCGCCGACAGACTCAATTTGTAATTTAGTCGCTGGAATATCCGTATCTTGAGATGGGTGATGGTCGTAGATAATGATTTCTTTGATGTGAGGCAGATCGAACCATTCAGACGCTTTACCGAGACGATCGCGCTGTTGAGTATCCACTACCATCAAAGAGCGAATTAATTTTGAGTTAACCGATCGCCTTTCAATTAAAGCAAACTCATCCCGATGCAACGCCAAAAAATCCCGTACCGCCGGGTGTGCGCCACCAGGTAACACGATTTTCGACCCCGGGCGCAGGCGCGTAAGCCCTACGGCTGCTCCTAAAGCGTCAAAATCTGCTGTGGTGTGGCACAAAATTAAATCCATCGGGTTTTCTCACTTTTTATAGTGATGGCAGGAAGATCGATCGCCGATCGATTCTTCTATTCTCCTTTCTACTCCTCACTCTTGCACCCCCCCACATGAAAGCAAGTAGCGATCGCGAGCTAATTTTGACCCGTCTAGTAGTAGATTAAATAAATACTTCCAGTGAGGAAAGTCAGCGATCGGATAAGCTAGTTATCTTTGCTAGCCTTACCGTACAGCCGTTTGCTTGCCCTGACTGGACTACAACTACAGTTCTCTGTCTTGGAAAGGTAAGCTGCTTGAGGAGGAAAAACCCCACTTCCGATCTTTCGGAGTCAAAAGCACGTTCCCCTAAGGCAAAAAGCCCCTCGACGAGGCGCTGATTGACACCTGATCCTATTTGAGGTTAGGTAGTAAAAATCGGATTTTTCTGGAACCAACCATCTCACCGCTTTCGGGCGGAACTATTAAATACTTGCTGTATTGGGAGAAGCGCAAATGTTCACAATCTTGTTTCAATTAGCTTTGTTTGCTCTGGTTGCTTTATCGTTCGTCATGGTAGTTGGCGTTCCAGTTGCTTATGCCACGCCCCAAAATTGGGACCAATCAAAAAGATTGCTGTGGATAGGTTCCGGCGTTTGGATCGTGTTGGTTTTACTAGTAGCTGTGTTGAATTCTTTTGTAGTTTAAGAATCTCGCCCGATATCTCATTGCTATAACGGAATTGCGTTATAGCAGTGAGATATCGGGCAGTTAGTCTTTTTGTCAAATTTCTCATCTAGCAAATATAGCTAGGGAAATCAGTCTTTTTGTAAAGAACGGTTGACAAATGACAAATGACGGTTGACAAATGACAAAGGTCTATTGAAATGGCAGTTTTTGAGGGAAGTTTTACTCAGACAGAATCTTGGAAGTTCGCGATCGTGATCGGTCGTTTCAACGACTTAGTAACCAGCAAACTTTTGGAAGGATGCCAAGATTGTCTGAAGCGTCACGGCATCAACGTCGATCCTCACGGGACACAAGTAGATTACGTTTGGGTTCCCGGTAGTTTTGAAGTACCGATAGTGGCTCGTCAGTTGGCCATCAGCCAGCGCTACGATGCGATAATTTGCCTGGGTGCAGTAATCAAAGGTCAAACTCCTCACTTTGATTACGTGGCGGCTGAGGTGTCTAAAGGCATTGCCGCCGCAGGTTTTCAAACTGGCGTACCGGTTATTTTCGGGATCTTGACCACAGATACCATGCAACAAGCTCTAGAACGAGCCGGCATTAAAAGCAATCATGGTTGGGACTATGCCATGAACGCGATCGAAATGGCGAGTTTGATGGGCAAACTCAAAGCCAACTCGGATATTCAGCCTCTACCAGCATCTTTGAAAAGTGCAATGCTTCCCGGAGACCCCGCTTAGGAAGGGAAACGAAGAGGGAAAGGGAAAGGGACAAAGAAGGAAAGACAAAAACAAAGAAATAAGCAAAGGAAAAAGCTAAAGAACTGTAAATAATATATTCTCCGCTGCCCCTGCCCCCTTCCCCAATACCCTCAAAAAATTTGCTGTCATTGAGTTGACAAAACCGAAAAAATCTGAGATATTAATTAAGGTGAGTGATGCGGGTATAGCTCAGTGGTAGAGCGTCACCTTGCCAAGGTGAATGTCGCGCGTTCGAATCGCGTTACCCGCTTTTAAGATAAAATAAAAACAAACAGTAAACGAACAATCTTATTCATTGAAAAATTATTAAGTTTAGTTTGTTACTAATTATTTTTGACATTCTTGGTATACCATAAACAGGGTTGTTGCCACAGAAGGATGTAAAAATAAATCGGTGCTTACTAAAATGTTTTAAATGCTTTCAGCATAAACTTGCTTTGTTCTCAGACAACTTGTGTCAACTCCAAAAGCCCAAAAAATTGATTTAAATACAGATTACCCTTGTCCGTGCGGGCGGAAAGGTCGCTTGATGCCGATCGCGTTGACTGATGCTTTTGGCTGTAATCGCTGCCAGCAAATTTTCGTATTAGAGGAAAAAGAACAGGTGATCGAACAGTTATCGACAACCTATCCTTATAAAAAAGCTTGGCTGTGGACTGGCAGCAAGTGGCATCGCGCCCATACCCGCCTGAGAGAAAACTATTTACCAGTATCGATCGGAATTCTTTTATTAGAGTTGATTTTAGCGCTGATTTTAGCTCCGTACTTACCGCCAGACCCCAAAATTATTATTATTTTTACCATAGTGGCGGTACTCTTAGCAGTACTGCCAACTCTCTGGCAGTGGTTAGCATACAGGCGTTAGTCTATGACTGCCCAGACGTTCGATCCCTCACCTGATTTGATGGCGCTCCTTCGCCGCACCTATCAAGCTTCTTTGGAATTAGGTACTACCAAAGGGCAAGATCGCAGCCGTGCGGTACAGGCGATGGCAC
Coding sequences within it:
- the psbZ gene encoding photosystem II reaction center protein PsbZ, with the protein product MFTILFQLALFALVALSFVMVVGVPVAYATPQNWDQSKRLLWIGSGVWIVLVLLVAVLNSFVV
- the ribH gene encoding 6,7-dimethyl-8-ribityllumazine synthase, which translates into the protein MAVFEGSFTQTESWKFAIVIGRFNDLVTSKLLEGCQDCLKRHGINVDPHGTQVDYVWVPGSFEVPIVARQLAISQRYDAIICLGAVIKGQTPHFDYVAAEVSKGIAAAGFQTGVPVIFGILTTDTMQQALERAGIKSNHGWDYAMNAIEMASLMGKLKANSDIQPLPASLKSAMLPGDPA
- a CDS encoding DHH family phosphoesterase translates to MDLILCHTTADFDALGAAVGLTRLRPGSKIVLPGGAHPAVRDFLALHRDEFALIERRSVNSKLIRSLMVVDTQQRDRLGKASEWFDLPHIKEIIIYDHHPSQDTDIPATKLQIESVGATTTLVVEQLQKLARESEITGEQKSSIAIENSPHPPISPSPH